The Mucilaginibacter terrenus genome has a segment encoding these proteins:
- a CDS encoding DUF3857 domain-containing protein, whose protein sequence is MRSAYILLFLLLSAALGYAQPNYDASLISKDLLPYASAVIRNQEVTLEVKDLDNTLYHFKQAITVLNKNGDDIARIVIWHNKSNLLRNVKGVVYNEFGKPTAKFGEKDFKDENAANDYSLFEDSRVQYYTPSAGAYPYTIEYEYETKSKQSLNFDDWKPNYEDGLAVERASYTFTCKPDFKIRYKEVNMPTSASIGSTKEGLKTYTWQLNNLKAIRTEPYSPNPEQYLSSVKIAPQNFKYEGLAGSFSSWGELGKWTYDKLLASRRVLPVETVQRIKEITANITDPKAKAKKIYEFMQGKTRYISVQVGIGGYQPFLASEVDRLSYGDCKALVNYTQALLKAVDIESWYCVVQAGTRKVSMMNDFPSMDQGNHVILCLPFKNDTTFLECTSQKIPFGFLSDFTDDRTVLACTPEGGKLLHTPKYTSAINLQKRKAEFDIAQDGSLKGDIKTTFKGTQYDNVEEMIGEPPSEQIKMLQKEYTAISNLNIGKFDLKQEKGADPVTTETIQVNSREYASADGSKLYFYLNPLNRMQRAPRDVRNRSTQVYINRGYTDEDEIVYNLPEGYKTDKNLLDIAIEKPFGKFTAKTTLSGNKLIYKRRLEIVDGLYNKELYPELVEFYQQVVDADSYNVALVKTD, encoded by the coding sequence ATGAGATCAGCTTATATATTGTTGTTTTTGCTTTTAAGTGCGGCGTTGGGTTACGCGCAGCCAAACTATGATGCATCTTTAATTAGTAAAGACCTGCTGCCTTACGCAAGCGCAGTTATTCGCAACCAGGAGGTAACCTTAGAGGTGAAAGACCTGGATAATACATTATACCACTTTAAACAAGCAATTACGGTACTTAATAAAAATGGCGACGATATTGCCCGTATTGTTATATGGCACAACAAAAGCAACCTGCTGCGTAATGTAAAAGGGGTCGTGTATAACGAGTTTGGTAAGCCGACAGCGAAGTTTGGTGAAAAGGACTTTAAGGATGAAAATGCAGCAAACGATTATTCACTTTTTGAGGATTCACGTGTGCAGTATTATACTCCGTCGGCAGGTGCATACCCGTACACTATCGAGTACGAATATGAAACTAAGTCTAAACAATCGCTCAATTTTGATGATTGGAAGCCAAACTATGAGGATGGCTTGGCTGTAGAAAGAGCAAGCTATACCTTTACCTGCAAGCCTGATTTTAAAATCAGGTATAAGGAGGTGAACATGCCAACAAGCGCAAGCATAGGCAGCACCAAAGAAGGGCTCAAAACATATACCTGGCAGCTTAATAACCTGAAAGCCATACGTACTGAGCCATACAGCCCTAATCCTGAACAATACCTCAGTTCGGTTAAAATAGCACCACAGAACTTCAAATATGAAGGTTTAGCAGGGTCATTCAGCAGTTGGGGTGAGCTGGGCAAATGGACGTATGATAAACTGCTGGCTAGCCGTCGTGTATTGCCAGTGGAAACTGTACAGCGAATTAAGGAGATTACCGCCAACATTACCGACCCAAAAGCTAAAGCGAAAAAGATATACGAGTTTATGCAAGGGAAAACCCGGTACATAAGTGTACAGGTTGGTATTGGCGGGTATCAGCCCTTCCTTGCTTCGGAGGTAGACCGCCTGAGTTATGGCGATTGTAAAGCGCTGGTGAATTATACACAGGCGCTGTTGAAAGCTGTTGACATAGAATCCTGGTATTGCGTGGTGCAGGCAGGTACGCGTAAAGTAAGCATGATGAATGATTTCCCAAGTATGGATCAGGGTAATCACGTTATTTTATGCCTCCCGTTTAAAAACGATACGACTTTTTTAGAATGTACCAGTCAAAAAATCCCATTCGGATTTTTAAGCGATTTTACTGATGACCGTACCGTTTTGGCCTGTACACCTGAGGGTGGTAAATTGCTGCATACGCCCAAATACACATCCGCAATAAACCTGCAAAAGCGAAAGGCAGAGTTTGATATAGCGCAGGACGGCAGTTTGAAAGGTGATATCAAAACTACCTTTAAAGGTACACAGTACGACAATGTTGAGGAGATGATTGGCGAACCGCCCAGCGAGCAGATTAAAATGCTGCAGAAGGAGTATACGGCCATCAGTAACCTTAATATCGGGAAATTTGACTTAAAGCAGGAAAAAGGAGCAGACCCGGTAACTACGGAAACTATTCAGGTGAACTCGCGTGAATATGCCAGCGCAGATGGCAGCAAGCTTTACTTTTATCTTAACCCGCTTAACAGGATGCAGCGCGCCCCCCGTGATGTACGTAACCGGAGTACTCAGGTATATATAAACCGGGGCTATACAGATGAAGACGAAATTGTTTACAATCTACCAGAAGGGTATAAAACAGATAAAAACCTGTTAGACATAGCTATAGAAAAACCTTTTGGCAAATTTACTGCAAAGACAACACTAAGCGGCAATAAGCTAATTTATAAGCGCCGTTTGGAGATAGTGGACGGATTGTACAATAAGGAGCTGTATCCTGAACTTGTGGAGTTTTATCAGCAAGTAGTAGACGCAGACAGCTATAATGTTGCGTTGGTGAAAACTGATTAA